A region of the Candidatus Woesearchaeota archaeon genome:
GGATGCGGATGCATTAACCGTTCCGACCCGTACACTTATACCTGTTCTTACCCAACTTCAAGGAACCTTTCCATGGATCGAGCGGGTTACTACCTATGGTACGGGGACGAGTACCTCTCGGAAGACCGTTGATGAGCTTCAGGAGCTATATGGTTTAGGATTACGCCGCGTTCATGTTGGTCTCGAATCGGGTTCTCCGCAATTACTTCAGTTGGTTCATAAAGATACTGATGTTGAACATCTCAGACAAGGCGGATTAAATGTTAAAGCAGCAGGTCTGTCGCTCTGTTATTACGTGATTCTTGGATTATCCGGACGAACATTTGGTGGGCACGATCTTGTTGAGGAGCATGCTGTTGAGACTGCTCGTGTTATCAATGAAGTGAATCCAGAGGTTGTGCGATTCAGAACCCTTGCTCTACGCCAAGGAATTCCGCTCTATAGACAGCAACAGAAAGGCACTTTTGTTTCTATGAATGATGATGAGATTGTTCGTCAAGAACGTTTGCTCATCGAGCACCTCGATAGTCGATTTACCGGAGAAATCGTCAGTGATCATACCACCAACCTCCTTATGGAAGTACATGGAAAAATGCCTGATGATAAAACTAGAATAATGAGTACTATTGACGGATACCTTTCCCTTCCTGCTGAACAACGGGCTGCATTCCAGTATGGACGGAGACGTGGTTTTTACCGGACGCTTCGAGATCTTGAAAAACCGGCTCCGGGTAATGAAGGAGTACTGGGGAAAGCAACACAACTGCTTCGATCAGGAAAACTTGAGAAAACTCTTCGTCAAGAAATGGCTCGTATGGTTTGATGCCGACAATTATCTTTTTCTCGATATCGTTTTGGAATACCTGGCCTTGATACCCAGGGAAAAGGGAATCAAAACAGTTTTGGACACAGTCCTTTGTTATAGTTGAGCCCCCATATCCCTGATTGGTATGGCCGTGGCAACCTGCCTAAGCATCTCTATCGGATTTTTGCTCTATTGAGGTTATTTACGTTCATCTCTTTGTGCTTATCTTGTTGATTTAAACCTTTGCATATCAACTTCCCCTACTTGTTCAAACATGGTATTCAAACCTAAGGTAAGACTGGCGTCATCCCCAATTCTGCTATGCGTATAGGGAAAGATAATCCACTGCTTATCATGTTCAGCAAAAGGATTGACGAAATACAAACTCAGGAATCTTCGTTCTTTGAGGGCGTTCCAATGCTGGAGAACTGCTTGCAGATTTTCCTTGGTATTGAGGAGAACTATTCCGATTGATTTTGTTGTTTCGTAAGGAACAAGAAGTTTAGTCAGGTCATCAACAACAGGAGCAATAATAAATAACTGTTCTTTATCTTTATAGTTCACTTGTAGCGTATTTGCAGTTTTTTCTAGCCCAACGATCTTTCGAAGCATAAGGTCTTTATGTTTGATAAAGCCTTCAATCCACCCCAGGAGATCTTGGCTGATCTCCTCAGTGGTACGTGTTTTGTTTACCATGGGTATGATCTGCTTTATTTTTCTAATCCTTGTTTCTTTAGATTTCAGCCCCCTTATAAATGTCTTGCTATCAGTTGATGTAGGTATCATTATAAGCCGAAAACATCCGAGAACTCTTTGATTTTCTTAAACTCACTGATATAGTGGTAACCTTTTTCAGTAATCGCGTAGTATTTAACGTTTTTTTCCATGGTTTCAACGACCATTCCTCCTGCTATGAGCTCTTTTAAATAGAGCTTCATCTTCTGGTGGGAAAGATTTGATTTGTACAGCAGATGGGTCGGTTTAATCTTGCCGCCTTTTACTTGGATTGAGGTCAAAATATCATTGACAATCTCAATCTTTGTTCGTCGTTGTGCCATGCTTGTTATTCGAATAATTCGCTGAGCTAATCACCTTCAACATTTCTTAGTAATACATCGGTATGCATAGAGGAGTATCAAAAATCCAATAAGTTGCAATGCTTCTGCAATGGCATACGCAGTTACGGTATACGCTAATAGGATGAACAAAATTTGGCTGATGAGCAGTGTGGTAAACGCAATAGCAACGGGCAATGTGGTCTGTGTCTTCTCATGGATGTAATGATAATAATATTTACCCACGATAACCAAGAGTAATACAATAGAGGTTAGGTGAAAGACAAAGTAAGAATTGTAACTAAAGATCGTTGTGATGAATATAAAATACGTTAATACATAAAATATTTTCTGGTCACGTATACGTAGTACAATCGCTAGGATGATCAGATAGCCAAAGAGCATCGAAAACCGATGAAGAAAGAGTCCAACAAGATTGATCCATTCTATCTGTTGTGGAACATACTGTGTTATCACCACAGAACCAACCATTTTTGTCTCTAAATCATTGACAAAAACCAAGGTATGGGCTACCATTTTCAAGGCAAATGAAAAGCCAATGGAAAGAAAAGCACCGGCAAACATAAGGAACTGTTTTTGTGCGGTGTATTTGTATGCACGATAGCTAAAAAATGCGATGAGAAACGCAACGACAAGCGCGATCATCTCAAAGACGACATAAACTCCCCTGAACCAGGGTAAGGTGATAAAATATTCGGTCATTATCTCCCCCTTACGTTCTAACTTTTTAAATGTTCCTCTTACCTCTGGTATAAGGAACTTCGATTCTATGAGAAAAGCATGACACGTTATAAAAAGATTATGAATTATGAAAAAAATAAAAATTAAAAAAAAAGAAAATTGCTCTCAATTAAGAGAGAGTATAGTCCATTGTAGGCAACTGGCTTCTGTTAACCGGAAATTCGATACAATGAACACCTACAGTCTGGTTGCTTCTGGTCATGTTACCACAAGGGGTTCCATTAAGGTTTACCGAATCTCCAGGTGGAACACTGCCAAACACTGAGATGCTTGTTACCAGCACCGCTACCACAACTACCGTTAAGATGGCTATCTCTGCCACCCTTCTTTTATTTTTTATATCTCCCATTTTTTACCTCCGCCCATACAAAGAAACAGAAGACCTATCAAAGTGACAAGCCTTCTGTTTTATTAAGGGCTTTGGTGGAGAATAAGGAGTGGAACAGAATATTAAGGTATAGTGGAACAAGATGGAACAAGCCGTTTACTGATGTTTAAACCATTCAGTAAGCCTAACAAGGTTAGAATTTCCAATTGCCAATACTTCGACAATTTTTTTTTGCTGTAATTTTCGTAGTGTTCTCGATAAAGTGCTTTTGGGCATACCCGTTACGACTCTAATCTGGTTCTGTGTTACCTTTTCTCTGTTTTGGATAATTGCTTGAATAATCATTTGTTCTGTAGGGGAGAGGGTACCCAGAATAGATTTCTGTGTTGGTGACAATGTCTTTTTTTGTTTACTCTTCATAAATATCCAACTACTGATTCCAAGTCCAAGGAGAAGAAGTACACTCCCGATAATTTTCCAGGGTAAAGAGGCAAACAAATTTTCTTTCACTTTTTTGTTTGAGCGTCCAACATCAACATTTGGAGAAGAGGAAGGTATACTCTTTTTTCCCTGTAGTTCATAATATACTACAAGTCGATTGCTCTCATTATTGGTAATGTCCTCTAGATAGATATTCAGTTTGTCATCTTCTTGACGGTTTACCACAAAACCATTTGTATCAACGGACTGAATAGAAGTATTTTTAGGAAAATAGAGAGTAAAGAGCCAATCTTCCACTGCAAAAGAGCTTAGAAACGTGAAATCAAATTGCCAACGTCCACGATTTTTAATGGTGAATTCATTCGTAAGGTACTCTACTGAAAAGGTGTAGATTTTTTCTTGGCGTGAAGGAATTATACGTATAACTCCCTCTTGGTAAGTAAAATTAAGCTCCCCCTCCCAATCATAAACCCTTACTGACTCTGTTCGAGGGATAGTAACGCTAATAGTAGGGATAGTTGTGGTATCGAGATAATAAAAATCTCTGACAAGTGCAGATCCAAAATAGTCTAAACTGATCTCTGTTTCCCTTAATGAAATTGATCCTTGTGCCTGAACCCCTTCTGTTTGCACAATAACCGTTCCTAGAAGAATGACTAAGAGTAACCAACGTGACCAAGGTACTCCTTTTGATTTGTCAGAATCTGCTTTTATTGGTTTCATTGTCCTTACGGTGCAAGTGTTAAGGTGATCTCTCCGATACCTTGAATGCTTCCAACAAGCAGTCCGTTGTTACGATCAAGCCTCATTTGAGAAGTATCCCCTTCTTTCTGAAGACTGAAGCTTATGATATCTAAAGACTCATGCACATTATAAAGGAGATAAAGCTCGTCTTCAACTCGCAAGAACCCACTATAGTAAAAGGAAGCATTAATCTCCTCAGAAGAGCTTTCCAGTTGCTCAAGATTTGCTTTTGGTACTTTTATTTTCCTTGTGATAAGAATTTTGATCTTTTTGTTATCTAAATCGGGTGCAATGCCTGTGGCTTTTATTCGTTCACCAATTCCCACATTTGTCTGATTATAGAACGTAGATATATTCCGTTGAAGATCAGTACTTTGATCGGGCTGATAGGTAAGAGTGTTAAAAAAGATAATTGTTTGTCTATGCGTAGATGTAGTCGTAGGACTGGCATCGATTACGTCATGAGGCGCACTACCTTTTTGATTATCGCTTGCTGCGTCAAGTTCTTCTGTCAACGAATTAAGTGGTTCGGGTGTCGTTTTGCTCTTGTTCTCCTGAGAGGTATTCTCAGGAGGGGTTGGATCTTCACAATCGTCTGGGCAATTTAACCATGTCTCATTTTGATCACACGTTCCATCGCCACAGATTGAGCTATTTTGTGGAAGAAAGCCACATGCTCCTTCTTGACAAGTTGCATTATACTCACTACAGCTAACCGTTTCTTTGAATAAATAAGTGTCATTGAGACAGGAGTATTCAATAAGAACCTCGTTCTGACAGTAATCAGTAATAGATCCGTTTGAAGAATTAACATACCCTTTGAGAAAATAATTAGATCCGTTATCAGTTTCATAACAAAAACTCGGCTGAGGTTCTTTACAGTCCTTTGGGCAATTTAACCATGTCTCATTTTGATCACAGGTTCCATCGCCACAGATTGAGCTATTTTGTGGAAGAAAGCTACATGCTCCTTCTTGACAAGTTGCATTATACTCACTACAGCTAACCGTTTCTTTGAATAAATAAGTGTCATTGAGACAGGAGTATTCAATAAGAACCTCGTCCTGACAGTAATCAGTAATAGATCCGTTTGAAGAATTAACATACCCTTTGAGAAAATAATTGGATCCGTTATCAGTTTCATAACAAAAACTCGGCTGAAAAGCTGAGATCGTAGCTAAGAAGATAATTACTAGGCTAAAGCTTGCTGCTACCTTAACCAAAGATGTTTTATACATTGCATAACTCCAAGCCCTCGTTTAGGGCGAGAAAAGCTCTGCATATATAAATGTTTTAGTTAGATGCCTTTTTTAGACAAATTTAATAAGAAAGAAAAGTCTCCATGAGGAAATGGACCAGTAGCCTAGCCTGGTAATGCTTACGCTTATTTCATACGCAAAAAGCACCTTGTTATTTGCAAGGTCTTTGCAGCAGAGGCGTAAGCTTTGGGTACATAGGGCGACAGCCTCCTATGCAGAGGAAGTGATCTTGTTGCTTCCTTCTCGAAGTGAGCTGTAGGTCGGGAGTTCAAATCTCCCCTGGTCCGCTAGTTCGGAAGATTCCGTAGGAATCTTCCTCGTTTCTTTCTATACTCAAAGACATAAATAATTAGACAATGTAGTCTTTTCGTAATACACGAGAAAATCCGCATGGATTTTCTGTGCCCCAAAAATGTCTTACATTTTTGAGGGAGCAAAAGCCAATCTTATTTTGTCTAAACATTTGTGTCTTTTGCTATATTAAATCTTTTCAGAACAAGAATGTGAAGAAGAACACCTAAGTTATGCGTAATAAAACTCTTTCTCAATAACCGTATTCACCAGCTTCAAATAATCTTTTGCGCCCCGTGAGCCTTTGGCATAGTCAAAGATGGTTAATCCTTTACTGGGAGCTTCTTTGAGCTTCGAGTTAATTCCTATAGGCTCGACGACAATACCATTGTAGCCCTTCTTAATTTCATTCAAGGTCTGGACACAGATTTTATTTCTTTTGTCGTGTAGGGTTGGAATAATTGCCGTGACCTTTAAGGTGTGTTCAAAAAGCTCGTTGAAGTTATCAATCGTGGCAACCATCTTCTTTAAGGCATCGAGACCAAGATAGTCTGTTGAGACTGGAATAAATGCCTCATCTGCATAGAGAAGCGCATTTTGATTAAGGAGATTAATGGATGGTGGACAGTCAATGAAAACATAGTCGTAATCCTGCACTGTCCGCATTGCTTTGCGTAAGGCCAACTCACGATTTGGTTGTCCTGAAAGGATCAGCTCGGCCTTTGCCAATGTTTTATCACTCGTAATAAGGTGAAAGTCCTTGGTTAGTTCAACCATGCATTTTTTTGGGTTTTCGCCTTCTGCAAGAAGATGGTATATATTCTTATCAGCACGTGCACACAAACAGGTACTAACATTTCCCTGAGGATCTAAATCAAGAAGTAAAACGCGCTTTCCTTTATTGGCAAGTCCTGCAGCAAGATTAACAGTTGTTGTTGTTTTTCCGACGCCTCCTTTTTGATTGATGATGCATATCTTGCGCATAACTACACCTCATTTTATGCTAGGAACAGCAGAGCAGGGAGAGGTGGGTATTATTTAAATGTTTCTATCCCCAAGTAAAGACGTTTTTCTTTCCTCTGGTTGCTAACTCTTTTTGGATGAAGCTTATGAAGTCAGGAAAGGGCAAACCTTTTTAAAACAGGCATCCATTTGTCCTTTGATGAAACCGATGATCAATCAACAAGATTTTCAAAAGCTGAAAAAGGCCATTGCATCATACGATGCTAAACGAGAAGAACTTATCAAGAAAAGTAGGGATATCGTTGTTTTATCCAAGCAGATCATTTATGCGATTCACCGTGGTGACATGAAGCGTGCCTTGGAACTTGTTCCTCACATAACCGAGCTCATTACCGACCTTAAAACCGGTGGACATGCCCATTCCGGATTAACGTCTGAAGGCTTTTATCGTATGGCTATGCAAGAGTATGTTGAAGCCCTGTGCTATTATGAATTTATGGTAAAACAGTCGGTGCCCAATGCCCAATCGCTAGGGGTTGAACCTGAGGAGTATTTACTCGGTATCTGTGACCTCTATGGCGAACTTGTCAGGAAAGCTATTAATGCAAGCATTGAGGGAAATGACGAACTTCCAGTCATTATCCGTAGTTTTCTGCTTGAGTTGTATGGCCAATTACTCTTATTTGACTTCCGCAACACCGATCTTCGGAAAAAGTTCGATGGTCTGAAATACAGCCTC
Encoded here:
- a CDS encoding ParA family protein, translated to MRKICIINQKGGVGKTTTTVNLAAGLANKGKRVLLLDLDPQGNVSTCLCARADKNIYHLLAEGENPKKCMVELTKDFHLITSDKTLAKAELILSGQPNRELALRKAMRTVQDYDYVFIDCPPSINLLNQNALLYADEAFIPVSTDYLGLDALKKMVATIDNFNELFEHTLKVTAIIPTLHDKRNKICVQTLNEIKKGYNGIVVEPIGINSKLKEAPSKGLTIFDYAKGSRGAKDYLKLVNTVIEKEFYYA
- a CDS encoding radical SAM protein, with the protein product MLYQSGHYQYAQGPIRPPSEQGSLFVLVQQNCAFSCSFCGLYRKGRYTPRSPADIGADIQAMEAIYHDIKAESFSLGLGGTVTHEVMEAIGRPWVGPFMLRKNGVVDGEVIQAMFDPGFFGDERLRSYLYVADWIGADARNVFLQDADALTVPTRTLIPVLTQLQGTFPWIERVTTYGTGTSTSRKTVDELQELYGLGLRRVHVGLESGSPQLLQLVHKDTDVEHLRQGGLNVKAAGLSLCYYVILGLSGRTFGGHDLVEEHAVETARVINEVNPEVVRFRTLALRQGIPLYRQQQKGTFVSMNDDEIVRQERLLIEHLDSRFTGEIVSDHTTNLLMEVHGKMPDDKTRIMSTIDGYLSLPAEQRAAFQYGRRRGFYRTLRDLEKPAPGNEGVLGKATQLLRSGKLEKTLRQEMARMV